One Euwallacea fornicatus isolate EFF26 chromosome 14, ASM4011564v1, whole genome shotgun sequence genomic region harbors:
- the LOC136343338 gene encoding dual specificity protein phosphatase 19, whose translation MSFLAELQQRKTKLKPTETIVTQQDGQKFLETNSEFKKLDEVCEGFVIDTNPDDIPAQILEHLYLGSQDCCELDSLDKHFIKYVLSLGIDAPVKSPNVTYKFVKMLDLQNTNLHEFLPECVYFIRQCLNSQSNVLVHCNAGVSRSASIVIAFLILDQSLPFEQAFAAVKKARPCIRPNDGFMVQLRRLKKLG comes from the coding sequence atgagCTTCCTCGCAGAGCTTCAGCAAAGAAAAACGAAGCTTAAGCCAACAGAAACCATTGTAACGCAACAGGACGGCCAAAAATTTCTCGAAACCAATTCAGAGTTCAAAAAATTGGATGAAGTGTGCGAAGGTTTCGTAATTGATACGAACCCTGATGATATTCCTGCCCAAATTCTCGAACATTTATATCTAGGGTCCCAAGATTGTTGTGAATTGGATTCCTTAGACAAACACTTCATCAAATATGTCTTAAGTTTAGGTATTGACGCCCCAGTAAAATCACCAAATGTGACCTACAAGTTTGTGAAAATGTTAGACTTGCAAAATACCAATTTGCACGAATTTCTACCCGAATGTGTATACTTTATCCGTCAATGCTTAAATAGTCAGTCGAACGTTTTAGTTCACTGTAACGCTGGTGTAAGCAGGTCAGCTTCGATCGTTATTGCCTTCTTAATTCTAGATCAAAGTTTACCTTTCGAGCAAGCATTTGCGGCTGTTAAAAAAGCCAGGCCGTGTATCAGGCCCAATGATGGTTTCATGGTGCAATTAAGACGACTAAAAAAGCTGGGAtaa
- the melt gene encoding protein melted: MKMIEEKAHRKMHELFMQVLKNRDLSRAGDLFSVPDAIIVNDLTNVIKEITAIASLPDYVNNDNDQSVVEICITRVTSCIRETGSIEQHCDALVNLLESCLHHNLQISNRDEDPPHAKISSDIISCIFLNYSKKSVMQRALPVAVKFLHKGNKELSRNMASYLSLAAMEHANLLTPHVQPIIDSIISGNYPLCRVLPNIYEVSPEPFQGHAMALVSLLPHCDNQEKLALLNLFSLMAKDNPALLEASVPQLCEYLSSPTTVTATMQIFLHMAEKQPLLLADHVSAMKQAAQRHPQTVCLAAQVIGAVGKLSKDRAQDALNFVLEYLPKADRGSQSTLLREATLLCSSYPVLFTDRVLAGVRQRHHTSTNQLAQNSQVTSGGVTIVKVGGQPAEKVTPQSVGGGYTRRAKLGDSRSTGRLHTAQNSNTHRSMTRLNVAGGSVGGLHKSMTKLSTSREINNTPNSYALPLSPITVIGSKWAGTNVKVSSGGVTVTTISPPRIQRPLSQGPLSLLNNHLGQTTISPISSTPLPVPINSNSVTVSSGYTGPSSSSNQVNILTTGTSLTTQNIPIIPSSPPPEMLNISQSLMNSAPSNGSGNVNVCGPTTVISRRNNNNNTSVTIINQNSVANQRMSVFEPYPMRDTIQHFCEKHLDKIKLYMDSVCLKIPYPAKCIIEEKRQKKSAKLHFACQARGQHCLYSKTYFTMTTRNPRIWIHLMFLSLQARQSHALSSRDAQVASLKHCWDILKAENKTFLTLVTSAFPCSKDQEALLSELRHAGYFDVFQVCPPNIGGSTDTLESSGPLNSVGGVKWGCFLCVHPEKAMGFLRGDTQPVIEGQLKEKKGKWRLFRRWRTRYFTLSGAHLSCKGSSGGESIDVNQIRSVRVSRGARNIPKAFEIFTENQTLILKPSDGKNAEEWVQCLSIVVAHSRESGQNGKDNSRGKSNSLPARGLGGSRSHI, translated from the exons ggTCACTTCATGCATTCGTGAAACCGGTAGCATTGAACAACATTGCGATGCATTAGTGAATCTTTTAGAATCATGTTTACATCACAATTTGCAAATATCCAATAGAGATGAGGACCCCCCTCATGCCAAGATCTCAAGTGATATTATTTCTTGTATATTTTTG AATTATAGTAAAAAATCTGTAATGCAACGCGCCTTGCCAGTGGCGGTTAAGTTTCTGCACAAGGGCAACAAAGAATTGTCACGCAACATGGCTTCTTATTTGTCATTAGCAGCTATGGAACATGCAAACTTGCTCACACCGCATGTACAGCCTATAATAGATTCTATTATTTCTG GTAATTACCCCTTATGCAGGGTTCTTCCAAATATCTATGAGGTGTCTCCTGAACCTTTCCAGGGCCATGCGATGGCTTTAGTATCATTGTTGCCTCATTGTGACAATCAGGAGAAGCTGGCGCTTTTAAATCTCTTTTCATTAATGGCCAAAGACAATCCTGCA CTTCTAGAAGCCAGCGTTCCACAGCTATGTGAATACCTCTCTAGCCCCACCACAGTAACAGCAACcatgcaaatatttttgcacaTGGCCGAGAAGCAACCGCTTCTTTTGGCAGACCATGTATCTGCAATGAAACAAGCGGCTCAAAGGCATCCGCAAACTGTTTGTTTGGCTGCCCAGGTGATTGGAGCAGTGGGAAAATTGAGCAAAGACAGAGCGCAGGATGCTTTGAATTTTGTATTGGAATATTTACCAAAAGCAGACAGAGGATCTCAGAGTACACTCTTAAGGGAAGCAACTCTTTTGTGTAGCTCGTATCCGGTATTGTTTACTGACAGAGTCCTGGCCGGTGTGAGACAGAGACATCACACAAG tacaaatcaaCTGGCTCAGAATAGTCAGGTAACATCAGGTGGGGTAACTATCGTGAAGGTCGGGGGACAACCTGCTGAGAAAGTGACGCCTCAAAGTGTTGGAGGGGGGTACACTAGAAGGGCGAAGTTGGGGGATTCACGTAGCACTGGAAG gTTACATACTGctcaaaattcaaacacccatcgAAGCATGACGCGCTTAAATGTAGCCGGAGGTTCGGTGGGGGGTTTGCATAAAAGTATGACAAAACTAAGCACTTCGAG GGAAATTAACAATACTCCCAACTCCTACGCCTTGCCTTTATCTCCAATAACGGTAATCGGGAGTAAATGGGCTGGAACCAATGTCAAAGTCTCCAGTGGTGGAGTCACTGTGACTACAATCTCACCTCCAAGAATTCAGCGGCCTTTAAGTCAAGGTCCACTTAGTCTACTCAACAACCATTTGGGTCAA ACTACAATTTCTCCTATAAGCTCAACTCCTCTACCGGTGCCAATAAATAGTAATAGTGTGACAGTTAGCTCTGGTTATACTGGTCCGAGCTCCAGTAGCAACCAAGTGAACATTCTGACTACAGGGACTAGTTTGACGACGCAGAATATTCCGATTATTCCCAGCAGTCCTCCGCCAGAAATGTTGAATATCTCGCAGAGTTTGATGAACAGTGCTCCATCTAACGGAAGCG GTAATGTAAACGTGTGCGGGCCAACGACTGTCATCAGCagaagaaacaacaacaataatacgAGCGTAACTATAATAAATCAAAACTCTGTCGCGAATCAACGAATGAGTGTATTTGAACCTTATCCAATGCGCGACACAATCCAG cATTTTTGTGAGAAGCACTTGGATAAAATCAAGCTCTACATGGATAGCGTCTGTCTAAAAATCCCTTACCCGGCCAAGTGTATAATAGAAGAGAAAAGACAGAAAAAGTCGGCAAAGCTGCATTTTGCCTGTCAGGCAAGAGGACAACACTGTTTATATTCGAAGACTTATTTTACCATGACCACTAGGAATCCTAGAATTTGGATacatttaatgtttctttCCTTACAA GCTAGACAGTCACATGCACTGAGTTCAAGGGACGCTCAAGTGGCCAGTTTAAAGCATTGCTGGGACATACTGAAGGCTgaaaataaaacctttttgaCTTTGGTGACTAGTGCCTTTCCATGCTCGAAG GATCAGGAGGCCCTTCTAAGCGAACTGAGACATGCGGGATATTTCGACGTTTTTCAAGTTTGCCCTCCAAATATCGGGGGTTCTACTGATACGTTAGAAAGTAGTGGTCCATTAAATAGTGTCGGGGGAGTGAAATGGGGATGTTTTTTGTGTGTTCATCCTGAGAAGGCCATGGGTTTCTTGAGAG GAGACACTCAGCCGGTAATTGAAGGTCAATTGAAAGAGAAAAAGGGCAAGTGGCGACTATTTAGGCGGTGGCGAACAAGATACTTTACTTTGTCTGGTGCTCATTTATCGTGCAAGGGATCG AGTGGTGGAGAATCGATAGACGTGAACCAAATTCGCTCAGTGCGGGTGTCCCGTGGTGCCAGAAACATCCCTAAAGCCTTCGAAATATTTACCGAAAACCAAActctaattttgaagcccaGCGACGGGAAAAATGCGGAGGAATGGGTGCAATGTTTAAGCATTGTAGTGGCGCATTCCAGAGAATCTGGACAAAATGGAAAAGACAATTCAAGGGGCAAAAGTAACAGTTTACCCGCTAGGGGGTTGGGAGGTAGCAGAAGCCACATTTAA
- the B52 gene encoding serine-arginine protein 55 has translation MVGSRVYIGGLPYGTNERDLERFFRGYGRMREVTIKSGYGFVEFDDYRDADDAVYELNGKRILGERVTVERARGTPRGRDRWGESGSSGSRGRDRDRGAGRDRYGPPTRTAHRVIVENLSSRVSWQDLKDYMRQAGEVTYADAHRDRKNEGVVEFASRSDMKNAVEKLDDTELNGRRIKVVEDKGGRRRRDSSSRSRSRSRSARRSRSGSKSKSRSRSKSKDNKTSRSRSRSAKRSRSRSGSRDAKRVREDRSRSRSKTNGRDDRSKSKEDDRDARSKSREDRSRSKSKENGHRSRSVSRDRSKSREPSKGRSRSKSRSRSKSN, from the coding sequence ATGGTGGGGTCTAGAGTATATATTGGAGGTCTCCCCTATGGTACTAATGAAAGAGACTTGGAACGTTTCTTCCGTGGCTATGGACGCATGCGTGAAGTTACCATAAAATCAGGGTATGGCTTTGTGGAATTCGATGACTATCGTGATGCCGATGATGCCGTATACGAATTGAATGGAAAGCGAATTCTAGGGGAGAGGGTTACGGTAGAAAGAGCACGTGGAACACCGAGGGGCAGAGATAGATGGGGCGAATCGGGCAGTAGCGGAAGCCGCGGAAGAGACAGAGATAGAGGAGCTGGTCGAGATCGCTATGGTCCGCCTACACGTACCGCTCACAGAGTCATAGTCGAAAACTTATCCAGCAGAGTGTCTTGGCAGGATTTGAAAGACTACATGCGACAAGCAGGAGAAGTTACCTACGCCGATGCGCATCGCGATCGCAAAAATGAAGGAGTGGTCGAATTTGCCAGTCGCAGCGACATGAAAAACGCTGTAGAGAAATTAGACGATACCGAGTTAAATGGAAGACGCATCAAAGTAGTAGAGGATAAGGGCGGACGCAGAAGGAGAGATTCTAGCTCTAGAAGTCGATCTCGATCTAGATCGGCTCGCAGGTCTCGCAGTGGCAGCAAGTCAAAGAGCAGGTCCAGATCCAAGAGCAAGGACAATAAAACTTCTAGATCCCGCAGCCGCTCAGCGAAACGATCCAGATCTCGGTCAGGTTCTAGAGATGCTAAGAGGGTACGTGAAGATCGATCAAGGTCTCGGTCAAAGACCAACGGACGGGATGATAGGTCTAAATCTAAAGAAGACGATCGCGATGCCCGCTCGAAATCCAGGGAAGACAGGTCCCGCTCTAAGTCCAAAGAAAATGGTCATCGGTCCCGGTCGGTGTCACGAGACCGGTCGAAGTCTAGGGAGCCCTCGAAGGGACGTTCCAGGAGTAAGAGTAGGTCAAGGTCGAAGAGCAACTAA